A genomic region of Mycobacterium sp. Aquia_213 contains the following coding sequences:
- a CDS encoding phthiotriol/phenolphthiotriol dimycocerosates methyltransferase → MTVSDRLTQIFVERFYPFFTRRFANQVRLINLGYEEDPPMGLSLPQSDEPSRFMIQLYHRTAAQVDLTGKRVLEISCGHGGGASHVVRTLGPASYTGLDLNRAAIDFCRATYDLPGQSFVHGDAQNLPFADDSFDVVLNVEASHGYPDFPRFLAEVARVLRPGGHFLYTDLRPLPWIAQWEAAFADVPMRVLSERHIDEEVSRGLIGTAQRLHDLVAGRGPRYVLDVIRFAMVVYDKATLGPRRSSYRMYCLANDEGSVGQ, encoded by the coding sequence ATGACGGTCTCCGACCGCCTAACGCAGATATTTGTCGAGCGCTTCTATCCGTTCTTCACGCGCCGGTTCGCAAATCAAGTCCGCTTGATCAATTTGGGCTACGAGGAGGATCCGCCCATGGGCCTGTCGTTGCCGCAGTCCGACGAACCCAGCCGGTTCATGATTCAGCTCTACCACCGCACGGCGGCGCAGGTCGATCTGACTGGCAAAAGGGTGCTGGAAATCAGTTGTGGCCACGGCGGCGGGGCCTCGCACGTCGTGCGCACCTTGGGCCCCGCTTCTTACACGGGACTGGATCTAAACCGTGCTGCAATCGACTTTTGCCGTGCAACCTACGATCTGCCCGGCCAGAGCTTTGTGCATGGCGACGCCCAGAACCTGCCCTTCGCCGACGACTCCTTCGACGTAGTGCTCAATGTCGAAGCTTCGCACGGCTATCCCGACTTTCCTCGTTTCCTTGCGGAAGTCGCGCGTGTGTTGCGCCCAGGGGGGCATTTTCTCTACACGGATCTGCGACCGCTGCCGTGGATAGCGCAGTGGGAGGCGGCGTTTGCCGACGTCCCGATGCGGGTGCTGTCGGAAAGGCACATCGATGAGGAGGTTTCGCGCGGACTCATAGGAACTGCCCAACGGCTGCACGACCTCGTTGCAGGCCGCGGTCCGAGGTATGTGCTCGACGTCATCCGTTTTGCGATGGTCGTATATGACAAGGCGACGCTTGGCCCTCGTCGATCGTCGTATCGGATGTACTGCCTTGCCAACGATGAAGGCAGCGTCGGCCAATAG
- a CDS encoding FAD-dependent oxidoreductase, whose product MELSNRYYFAPHAIPLNVGSAPSEDFVAYCIERVRDGGCGLVILSCTAHQRGRSFQPSPYLKKSIPAFAALADAVHQAGGKVFGEIWYHWMTPGHWQSMAPQAPSFGPSVSQFAFNGISGSTRAATRDEVAMIVDAHHQSTVHLREAGFDGIEVHAAHATIIEQFLSPYYNRRTDEYGGPLENRMRMLVDVLQSVRDAAGTAMAVGARLNCDELIEGGYQSSEAYEVVRSICAQRLVDFVDLDVGMEPLQLKYGMPTVFTEEFSYRPFVEKVRGAAGDVPVLSVLGRVTKMSDAEAAIAAGVCDLVGSARELIAEPRFVKHAREGTEEQARTCIACNWCLGGINYRVIGCTINPASFRERLWGDHTFAPATQLSRVIVVGGGPAGLEAARVAALRGHEVTLLEARQELGGALELWSRLPGRDFYRHAIDWWASELARLGVAVRQGKPAAADEVLALAPDAVIVATGASYSRTGRSAFLDQDIPGADKPHVWCPEDILEGRARPSGKLVVVDAEATHAASGVAELLAARGAEVILLSPNYAPYSHREVMSLEGDSIAQRLAEANVVFQPTTWVRRIGDHDLHIIDVNSGRESTLPRIDAVVLATGRIPVDGIARELEGNVAQLFTIGDALGVRPLATAAYEGQKFARLIGEPDAPRNMAEAYFATDVLVAR is encoded by the coding sequence GTGGAGCTGTCCAATCGTTATTACTTTGCACCGCACGCTATTCCGCTGAACGTGGGGTCGGCTCCGTCTGAGGATTTCGTGGCCTATTGCATCGAGCGAGTCAGGGATGGCGGTTGCGGTCTGGTGATCCTGAGCTGCACCGCGCATCAGCGCGGGCGTTCCTTTCAGCCTTCCCCGTACCTGAAGAAGAGCATTCCTGCCTTCGCCGCGCTGGCCGACGCCGTGCATCAAGCAGGGGGGAAAGTCTTCGGCGAGATCTGGTATCACTGGATGACTCCCGGTCACTGGCAATCGATGGCGCCGCAAGCGCCGTCGTTTGGCCCGTCGGTTTCGCAGTTCGCATTCAACGGGATCAGCGGCTCGACCCGCGCGGCCACACGTGACGAGGTTGCGATGATCGTCGACGCGCATCACCAATCGACAGTGCATCTACGTGAAGCCGGATTCGATGGCATTGAAGTCCACGCCGCGCACGCCACCATCATCGAGCAGTTCCTGTCGCCCTATTACAATCGCCGCACCGACGAATACGGCGGGCCGCTGGAGAACCGAATGCGCATGCTGGTCGACGTGCTGCAATCGGTGCGCGACGCCGCGGGCACCGCGATGGCCGTTGGCGCGCGTCTCAACTGTGATGAGCTGATCGAGGGCGGCTATCAGAGCTCCGAAGCCTATGAAGTGGTGCGATCGATCTGCGCGCAGCGGCTGGTCGACTTTGTCGATCTGGACGTCGGTATGGAGCCGCTGCAGCTGAAATACGGTATGCCGACGGTCTTTACCGAGGAGTTCTCTTATCGGCCCTTCGTGGAGAAGGTCCGCGGCGCGGCGGGTGACGTGCCGGTGCTCAGTGTGCTGGGCCGGGTAACCAAGATGAGCGATGCCGAGGCGGCCATCGCCGCAGGGGTGTGCGATCTCGTCGGGTCGGCGCGTGAGCTGATCGCCGAGCCGCGATTCGTCAAGCACGCCCGTGAGGGCACCGAGGAACAGGCGCGCACCTGCATTGCCTGCAACTGGTGCCTTGGCGGCATCAACTATCGCGTCATCGGTTGCACGATCAACCCGGCGTCGTTCCGGGAAAGGCTATGGGGTGACCACACATTCGCCCCTGCAACTCAGCTGTCGAGGGTGATTGTGGTCGGCGGCGGGCCGGCCGGGCTCGAGGCGGCCCGAGTCGCAGCGCTGCGGGGCCACGAAGTCACGTTGCTGGAAGCCCGACAAGAGCTCGGCGGGGCGCTGGAGCTGTGGTCGCGCTTGCCGGGGCGCGACTTCTACCGACATGCGATCGACTGGTGGGCCAGTGAACTCGCGCGGCTGGGTGTAGCCGTCCGGCAGGGCAAACCGGCGGCGGCCGACGAAGTGTTGGCACTGGCTCCCGACGCCGTGATCGTGGCCACCGGAGCCAGCTACAGTCGGACGGGCCGCAGTGCCTTTCTCGACCAAGACATCCCAGGCGCCGACAAGCCACATGTCTGGTGCCCTGAAGACATATTGGAGGGCCGCGCACGGCCGTCGGGCAAGCTCGTCGTGGTGGACGCCGAAGCAACGCATGCTGCCAGCGGTGTGGCAGAACTGCTTGCGGCCCGCGGAGCCGAAGTGATCCTGCTGTCACCCAACTACGCGCCCTATTCTCACCGCGAAGTGATGAGCCTGGAAGGTGATTCGATCGCCCAACGATTGGCCGAGGCCAATGTCGTATTCCAACCCACGACCTGGGTTCGCCGCATCGGTGATCACGATCTGCACATCATCGACGTCAACAGCGGACGCGAGTCGACGCTCCCGCGCATCGATGCCGTCGTCCTGGCAACCGGACGGATCCCTGTTGACGGTATTGCACGCGAACTCGAAGGCAATGTCGCACAACTGTTCACCATCGGTGACGCTCTCGGGGTGCGACCGTTGGCAACGGCCGCCTACGAGGGGCAGAAATTCGCCCGGTTGATCGGCGAACCCGATGCGCCCAGAAATATGGCGGAGGCCTATTTCGCCACCGACGTCCTGGTGGCCCGATGA
- a CDS encoding WS/DGAT/MGAT family O-acyltransferase, whose amino-acid sequence MHRLSGFDTSLLHLESPSQPMTGCALWELDTSTMPGGYSFANFRATLSQRLVAVPEFRMKMADSALNLDTPVWVEDPDFDLDRHLHRVELPAPGSSDELSALVGRLIAEQIDRSRPLWGMWVIEGLSGTDSRISGRVAVMHRMHHVLADGTTANDILARLCSTEADPSRPEPIEGVGTLSQRQIVVDGLVRFARRPWYLLKVLLTTIAGAITTIRRNARGQTMTGLFNAPRTMFNGTVSSRRTVAYVQLDLDDVKAVKNKFGVTFNDVMLALVSSAVRRFLLDRSALPQATLAAAMPVSIFQPNRASRNQLSAMISSLCTDVADPMARLRAIAAASSVAKDHVSAVGPSLGLDWTQFAPRLLEVGWRIYRWSGLSDRRPIYNLTLSNVPGPQVQCYLMGAKVKASYKFGPVFHGAGLNVTVMSLNGKVDVGLVSCTDLLPDLWELADGLPIALKELLDMAGRIERCADRPAAQEPHTKNNDWAT is encoded by the coding sequence ATTCATCGACTGAGCGGATTCGACACCAGCCTGCTTCACCTGGAATCCCCGTCACAACCAATGACCGGATGCGCGTTGTGGGAATTGGACACTTCGACCATGCCCGGGGGATATAGCTTCGCCAACTTCCGTGCGACGCTATCGCAGCGACTCGTCGCAGTGCCGGAATTCCGGATGAAGATGGCTGACAGCGCACTGAATTTGGACACTCCGGTGTGGGTGGAGGATCCCGACTTCGATCTCGATCGCCATCTGCACCGCGTCGAGCTGCCGGCGCCGGGCAGCAGCGATGAACTGTCGGCGCTCGTAGGGCGCTTGATCGCCGAGCAGATCGACCGCAGCCGGCCCTTATGGGGGATGTGGGTGATCGAGGGATTGTCTGGCACCGATTCACGCATCAGCGGCCGGGTGGCGGTGATGCACCGTATGCATCACGTGCTCGCGGACGGGACCACCGCCAACGACATTTTGGCGCGGCTCTGCAGCACCGAAGCCGACCCTTCGCGGCCGGAACCCATTGAGGGGGTAGGGACTCTCAGTCAGCGGCAGATCGTCGTTGATGGTTTGGTGCGGTTCGCGCGACGGCCCTGGTATCTGCTCAAGGTGCTGCTCACAACCATCGCCGGGGCGATCACGACGATCCGTCGGAATGCCCGGGGTCAAACTATGACGGGACTGTTCAACGCGCCACGGACCATGTTCAACGGCACCGTCTCTAGCCGTCGCACCGTGGCCTACGTCCAACTGGACCTCGATGACGTCAAGGCGGTCAAGAACAAGTTCGGAGTCACGTTCAACGACGTGATGCTGGCGCTGGTATCAAGCGCGGTCAGACGATTCCTGCTTGATCGTTCCGCGCTGCCGCAGGCCACGCTGGCCGCGGCGATGCCGGTGTCGATTTTTCAGCCGAACCGCGCGAGCCGCAATCAATTGTCTGCCATGATTTCCAGTTTGTGCACCGATGTGGCCGATCCCATGGCGCGGCTTAGGGCTATCGCTGCGGCGAGTTCGGTCGCGAAAGACCATGTTTCGGCGGTCGGTCCGTCGCTGGGGCTCGATTGGACGCAATTCGCTCCCCGGTTGTTAGAGGTGGGTTGGCGGATCTACCGATGGTCTGGGCTCAGCGACCGCCGACCGATCTACAACCTGACCCTGTCCAATGTGCCCGGACCACAAGTGCAGTGCTACTTGATGGGAGCGAAGGTCAAAGCGAGCTATAAGTTCGGACCGGTTTTCCACGGAGCCGGTCTGAATGTCACCGTTATGTCGCTCAACGGCAAGGTCGATGTCGGCCTTGTTTCGTGTACGGACCTGCTGCCCGACCTCTGGGAGCTGGCTGATGGTCTCCCTATCGCTCTCAAGGAACTACTGGACATGGCCGGCCGGATCGAGCGCTGTGCCGATCGCCCGGCAGCGCAGGAACCCCATACAAAAAACAACGATTGGGCAACATGA
- a CDS encoding cytochrome P450, translating to MTVQSQWVFDPYSEEFFASPHEIYRRMRTEAPVYYHEDLDFYALTRYEDVAAAARDFQTYSSAGGLDLAMMRSGQEPPPAILYLDPPEHGRMRGLVNKAFTPRSVEAQRNTVIETVQRCLSNANPRRFDVVQDFSAIFPGEVITSMVGVPAPGRQQFREFVQVALSYQPGQTAPDETTVTMMLNAAAYCYNLVQERRAQPQDDMISTLIEAEIERGDGEKTSLSDDEITLFAMLVGGAGTETVTKLVANAVAAFAQHPDQWRELHEDRAKIPAAVEEVLRYDSPVLYTLRRTTKEVTLHGVTIPAGKPVFLCEVAANRDPEVFSDPDVFDIARDPTRAQHLSLGYGVHSCLGAALGRMETAIALDHLLDFMPRYEVIWEDCRRVNASTVAGWGQLPVRVG from the coding sequence ATGACAGTGCAATCGCAGTGGGTATTCGACCCGTATTCCGAGGAATTCTTCGCCAGTCCGCACGAAATCTACCGGCGAATGCGTACGGAGGCACCGGTTTACTATCACGAGGACCTGGACTTCTACGCGCTCACCCGGTATGAGGACGTGGCCGCAGCGGCTAGAGACTTTCAGACCTACTCTTCGGCGGGTGGCCTCGACTTGGCGATGATGAGAAGTGGCCAGGAGCCGCCGCCTGCGATCTTGTACTTAGACCCGCCTGAGCACGGACGCATGCGGGGTCTGGTCAACAAGGCCTTCACACCGCGCTCGGTCGAGGCGCAGCGAAACACCGTCATCGAGACGGTGCAGCGCTGCCTGAGCAATGCCAATCCCCGTCGATTCGATGTGGTGCAAGACTTCTCGGCTATCTTTCCCGGGGAAGTCATCACTTCCATGGTCGGAGTGCCGGCACCCGGACGCCAACAGTTCCGGGAGTTCGTCCAAGTGGCGCTGAGCTACCAACCGGGCCAGACGGCGCCGGACGAGACCACTGTGACGATGATGTTGAACGCGGCAGCGTATTGCTACAACCTGGTCCAGGAGCGTCGCGCGCAGCCGCAAGACGACATGATCAGCACGCTGATCGAGGCCGAGATCGAGCGCGGGGATGGCGAGAAGACCAGCCTGTCAGACGACGAGATCACGCTGTTCGCAATGTTGGTCGGCGGCGCGGGCACCGAGACCGTGACCAAACTCGTCGCCAACGCCGTGGCGGCATTCGCACAGCACCCCGACCAGTGGCGCGAGTTGCATGAGGATCGCGCCAAGATCCCCGCGGCGGTGGAAGAGGTGCTGAGATACGACAGCCCGGTACTGTATACCCTCCGGCGCACCACGAAAGAGGTGACGCTGCACGGGGTTACGATCCCGGCGGGCAAGCCGGTGTTCCTGTGCGAGGTGGCGGCCAACCGCGACCCGGAAGTCTTCAGTGACCCGGACGTCTTCGATATAGCCCGTGACCCCACGCGCGCGCAGCACCTCTCACTCGGGTATGGCGTTCATAGTTGCCTCGGCGCCGCACTGGGCAGGATGGAAACCGCCATCGCGCTCGACCATCTCCTTGATTTCATGCCGCGCTACGAGGTCATCTGGGAAGACTGTCGACGAGTTAACGCGTCGACGGTCGCCGGATGGGGGCAATTGCCGGTGCGGGTGGGGTAA
- a CDS encoding SDR family NAD(P)-dependent oxidoreductase, whose protein sequence is MTSNWSPTRLGNLSGKRIIVTGATNGVGLATARELAKAGAHVIMAVRNLELGAQRAAEMGGETSLVKLDLADQSSVRAFPGLFDGDVDILINNAGAIAPRRTETVDGFEITLATNFLGPFALTNLLFDRVRSQIINVGSDRHKYKSSVIAFDDPHLRARKWSRYPAYGRSKLAVMLWGLELDRRLRAAGSPVISQLTHPGWVSSNLLKTSDTRVISAGHWMWQWVPKTIGNDLEAGAAPTLYCISEPIAPGSYVGIDGWLGFKGGPTLAGRAAKACDYEAARRLWELAEKETGTTLHV, encoded by the coding sequence ATGACATCGAACTGGTCGCCGACCCGACTCGGCAACCTCAGCGGCAAGCGGATCATCGTCACCGGCGCAACCAACGGCGTGGGCTTGGCCACGGCACGCGAGTTGGCCAAGGCTGGAGCGCACGTGATCATGGCCGTCCGCAATCTCGAGTTGGGTGCGCAGCGTGCCGCCGAAATGGGTGGCGAGACGTCGTTGGTCAAACTGGATCTCGCCGATCAATCGTCGGTGCGCGCATTTCCGGGCCTGTTCGACGGCGACGTGGACATTCTGATCAACAATGCCGGCGCGATCGCGCCGCGGCGGACCGAGACCGTGGACGGCTTTGAGATCACACTGGCCACGAATTTCCTCGGTCCGTTCGCGCTGACCAACCTACTGTTCGACCGGGTGCGCTCGCAGATCATCAACGTCGGCTCCGACCGTCACAAGTACAAGTCGTCGGTGATCGCGTTCGACGACCCGCATCTGCGTGCTCGCAAGTGGTCGCGCTACCCGGCCTATGGCCGCTCGAAGCTGGCGGTGATGCTTTGGGGACTCGAATTGGACCGGCGTCTGCGTGCCGCCGGATCGCCAGTGATCAGTCAACTTACCCATCCCGGCTGGGTGTCGTCGAATCTGTTGAAAACGTCTGATACCCGCGTCATTTCAGCCGGGCATTGGATGTGGCAATGGGTTCCCAAGACGATCGGCAACGACCTCGAAGCCGGTGCCGCGCCAACGCTGTACTGCATCAGCGAGCCGATTGCACCGGGTAGCTACGTAGGTATCGACGGCTGGCTCGGCTTCAAAGGCGGCCCGACGCTGGCCGGACGCGCTGCGAAGGCCTGTGACTACGAAGCTGCCCGTAGGTTGTGGGAACTCGCGGAAAAAGAAACCGGCACAACACTTCACGTGTAG
- a CDS encoding cytochrome P450 encodes MPRDVLPPGPRLPAFIQLAAFASQPWKFLDSCAARYGDVFTLRLASQQPWVVVSHPDTVKEVLTGPPEVLLAAEGNRMMQPLMGANSLLLLEGDAHREQRRLIVPSFRGNGLKFYTDKVTAVTQAEIARWPRGRPVRLYPRMQELTLEVMLRGVFGLSTGTRLDQLRAELLRMLRKKSGPLMLTVGPPRMRAALTRNFLMGQIDRLVHAEIDDRRRAGDWAERSDLLSILLQARHADGQALNDAEIRDELVTMLLAGEETTATSLAWAVERLVRHPEHQARLIEETRVGDHRFVDAVVKETLRVRPVSSMVMRKLNAPMQIDGFRLPAGVSVVSSIYLTHRRPDLYPDPECFRPERFLDQPAGTYTWIAFGGGERRCLGATFAELEMRVVLSMLFDTFKVRPADERPEPVRWQGMLTPVPGRGATVVLE; translated from the coding sequence ATGCCCCGCGATGTTCTGCCACCAGGCCCCCGACTCCCGGCATTCATTCAGCTGGCTGCTTTCGCGTCGCAGCCGTGGAAATTCCTGGATTCGTGCGCGGCTCGTTACGGAGACGTGTTCACATTGCGGTTGGCCAGCCAGCAACCCTGGGTGGTTGTGTCGCATCCCGATACGGTGAAAGAGGTCTTGACCGGCCCGCCTGAAGTGCTGCTTGCCGCGGAGGGCAATCGCATGATGCAACCACTGATGGGTGCGAACTCCTTGCTGCTGCTCGAAGGGGATGCGCACAGGGAGCAGCGTCGACTCATTGTGCCGTCTTTCCGCGGCAACGGCCTCAAGTTCTATACCGACAAGGTGACCGCTGTTACCCAAGCGGAGATCGCCCGTTGGCCGCGCGGTAGGCCGGTGCGCCTGTACCCGCGGATGCAAGAGTTGACGCTGGAGGTCATGCTGCGCGGCGTTTTCGGGCTGAGCACGGGGACCCGTCTTGACCAGTTGCGGGCGGAACTATTACGGATGCTAAGGAAGAAATCGGGACCGCTGATGCTGACTGTTGGTCCGCCGCGAATGCGGGCGGCGCTGACGCGCAACTTCCTCATGGGTCAGATCGACCGCTTGGTTCATGCCGAGATCGACGACCGACGCCGGGCTGGAGATTGGGCCGAGCGCAGCGACTTGCTGTCAATTCTTCTGCAAGCCCGCCACGCCGATGGCCAGGCGTTGAACGATGCGGAGATTCGCGACGAGCTGGTAACCATGCTCTTGGCCGGCGAGGAAACGACGGCGACCTCGCTTGCGTGGGCAGTAGAACGCCTTGTCCGTCATCCCGAGCACCAGGCTCGACTGATCGAGGAAACCCGGGTCGGGGACCACCGGTTCGTGGACGCCGTTGTCAAGGAAACGCTGCGGGTGCGACCTGTGAGCTCGATGGTCATGCGGAAGCTCAACGCGCCGATGCAAATTGACGGCTTCCGGTTACCGGCCGGCGTGAGCGTCGTGTCGTCGATCTACCTGACGCACCGGCGACCCGACCTTTACCCCGACCCAGAGTGTTTCCGCCCGGAGCGTTTCCTTGACCAACCGGCAGGAACCTATACCTGGATTGCCTTCGGCGGCGGCGAAAGGCGTTGCCTGGGCGCGACCTTCGCCGAGCTTGAGATGCGGGTCGTCCTCAGCATGTTGTTCGACACTTTCAAGGTTCGTCCCGCCGACGAGCGCCCAGAGCCGGTGCGATGGCAAGGAATGCTGACCCCGGTGCCCGGGCGCGGGGCCACGGTGGTGCTCGAATAG